A window of Diorhabda carinulata isolate Delta chromosome 7, icDioCari1.1, whole genome shotgun sequence contains these coding sequences:
- the LOC130896269 gene encoding somatostatin receptor type 2-like isoform X2, with protein sequence MMNSTTGNVTDIDEVTYPLVVQIIQTILFTVVCIVGLVGNTLVIYVVIRFSKMQTVTNMYIVNLAIADECFLIGIPFLITTILNRHWIFGYFACKAYMLSTGINQFTSSILLCVMSADRYIAVCHPISSPKWRTPFISKIVSLFAWTFSILLMIPIIQHSQEINNEDGKTSCVIEWSTFESSYSNYTNATDDFDNSRPAQIFTWYTFIFGFAIPLCLIIYFYWLVILKLKNVGPKNKSKEKKRSHRKVTNLVLIVVTVYIICWLPYWVTQLAISDDVNDTFYITLHLLASCMSYSNSAVNPILYAFLSDNFKKSFVKACTCAANKEVNATLQLENSVFPKKSKHVTESERTTQISSL encoded by the exons ATGATGAATAGTACAACGGGCAACGTAACTGACATCGACGAAGTCACTTATCCATTGGTGgttcaaataattcaaactaTCTTATTCACAGTCGTTTGCATAGTAGGTCTAGTCGGTAATACGTTAGTCATCTACGTGGTTATCAGATTTTCGAAAATGCAAACCGTCACCAACATGTACATCGTCAATTTGGCAATAGCAGATGAATGTTTCCTGATTGGTATACCTTTCTTGATCACTACCATATTGAACAGGCACTGGATATTTGGTTACTTCGCCTGCAAGGCTTACATGCTTTCGACTGGTATAAACCAGTTCACCAGCTCCATTTTATTATGCGTCATGAGTGCTGATAGATACATCGCCGTTTGTCATCCTATATCATCGCCGAAATGGAGAACGCCTTTTATATCTAAGATAGTATCTCTGTTCGCTTGGACGTTCAGCATTCTCCTCATGATACCCATAATACAACATTCTCAAGAGATCAATAACGAAGATGGAAAAACTTCTTGCGTTATAGAATGGAGCACTTTCGAAAGCAGTTACAGCAATTATACAAACGCGACTGACGATTTTGATAATAGCAGACCTGCTCAGATATTTACTTGGTACACTTTCATATTCGGTTTCGCTATACCTTTATgtttaatcatatatttttattggttagTTATTTTGAAACTTAAGAATGTCGGACCGAAAAATAAATCTAAAGAGAAGAAAAGATCGCACAGGAAGGTCACCAATTTGGTGTTGATTGTCGTCACTGTTTACATTATATGTTGGTTGCCTTATTGGGTGACGCAGCTTGCCATCAGTGATGACGTTAATGACAC ATTTTATATCACACTTCATCTCCTCGCATCATGTATGAGTTATTCGAACTCCGCCGTTAACCCGATTCTGTACGCCTTTTTGAGCGACAACTTCAAGAAAAGTTTCGTGAAAGCGTGCACTTGTGCGGCCAACAAAGAGGTCAATGCTACGCTTCAACTCGAAAACAGCGTCTTTCCAAAAAAGTCTAAACATGTTACTGAAAG